One window of Gavia stellata isolate bGavSte3 chromosome Z, bGavSte3.hap2, whole genome shotgun sequence genomic DNA carries:
- the TNPO1 gene encoding transportin-1, translated as MEYEWKPDEQGLQQILQLLKESQSPDTTTQRAVQQKLEQLNQYPDFNNYLIFVLTKLKSEDEPTRSLSGLILKNNVKAHFHNFPNGVTDFIKSECLNNIGDSSPLIRATVGILITTIASKGELQNWPELLPKLCSLLDSEDYNTCEGAFGALQKICEDSAEILDSDVLDRPLNIMIPKFLQFFKHSSPKIRSHAVACVNQFIISRTQALMLHIDSFIENLFALAGDEEPEVRKNVCRALVMLLEVRMDRLLPHMISIVEYMLQRTQDQDENVALEACEFWLTLAEQPICKDVLCRHLTKLIPVLVNGMKYSEIDIILLKGDVEEDEAIPDSEQDIRPRFHRSRTVAQQHEEDGIEDDDDDDDELDDDDTISDWNLRKCSAAALDVLANVFRDELLPHILPLLKELLFHPEWVVKESGILVLGAIAEGCMQGMIPYLPELIPHLIQCLSDKKALVRSITCWTLSRYAHWVVSQPPDTYLKPLMTELLKRILDSNKRVQEAACSAFATLEEEACTELVPYLAYILDTLVFAFSKYQHKNLLILYDAIGTLADSVGHHLNKPEYIQMLMPPLIQKWNMLKDEDKDLFPLLECLSSVATALQSGFLPYCEPVYQRCVNLVQKTLAQAMLHNAQPDQYEAPDKDFMIVALDLLSGLAEGLGGNIEQLVARSNILTLMYQCMQDKMPEVRQSSFALLGDLTKACFQHVKPCIADFMPILGTNLNPEFISVCNNATWAIGEISIQMGIEMQPYIPMVLHQLVEIINRPNTPKTLLENTAITIGRLGYVCPQEVAPMLQQFIRPWCTSLRNIRDNEEKDSAFRGICTMISVNPSGVFQDFIFFCDAVASWISPKDDLRDMFCKILHGFKNQFGDENWRRFSDQFPLPLKERLAAYYGI; from the exons atGAACCGACACGTTCCTTGAGTGGTCTTATCTTGAAGAATAAtgtaaaagcacattttcaCAACTTTCCCAATGGGGTAACTGATTTCATTAAAAGTGAATGTCTGAACAACATTGGTGATTCCTCCCCCTTAATTAGAGCTACTGTAG GCATTTTGATAACAACCATTGCCTCAAAAGGAGAATTACAGAATTGGCCTGAACTCTTACCAAAGCTTTGCAGCCTGTTGGATTCTGAAGATTACAATACCTGTGAG ggtGCATTTGGTGCTCTTCAGAAGATATGTGAAGATTCTGCTGAAATTTTGGATAGCGATGTATTGGACCGACCACTCAATATCATGATACCTAAATTCTTGCAGTTCTTCAAGCACAGCAGTCCAAAAATAAG GTCTCATGCTGTTGCATGCGTCAATCAATTTATCATCAGCAGAACTCAAGCTCTTATGTTGCACATAGATTCTTTTATTGAG AATCTTTTTGCACTGGCTGGTGATGAGGAGCCTGAAGTACGCAAAAATGTTTGCCGTGCTCTGGTAATGTTGCTGGAAGTTCGAATGGATCGCCTCCTTCCTCATATGATTAGTATAGTTGAG TACATGCTTCAAAGGACCCAGGACCAAGATGAAAATGTGGCTTTGGAGGCTTGTGAGTTCTGGCTGACCTTGGCTGAACAGCCAATTTGTAAAGATGTATTATGCCGGCATCTTACTAA GCTGATACCTGTGCTGGTAAATGGTATGAAATATTCAGAGATTGATATTATTCTGTTGAAG GGGGATGTTGAAGAAGACGAAGCTATTCCAGATAGTGAACAGGACATAAGACCTCGTTTTCATCGCTCACGTACGGTGGCTCAGCAACATGAAGAAGATGGTATTGAAGATGATGACGATGATGACGATGAACTTGATGATGATGATACTATTTCTGACTGGAATTTAA GGAaatgttctgctgctgctctagATGTCCTAGCCAATGTATTTCGTGATGAACTTCTGCCACACATCTTGCCCCTTCTGAAGGAATTGCTCTTCCATCCTGAATGGGTAGTTAAAGAATCTGGTATCCTTGTTCTTGGAGCAATTGCTGAAG gCTGCATGCAAGGTATGATTCCGTATCTTCCTGAGCTGATCCCTCACCTTATTCAGTGCCTTTCCGACAAAAAGGCTCTTGTGCGCTCCATTACATGCTGGACTCTTAGTCGCTATGCACACTGGGTAGTTAGTCAACCCCCAGACACATACTTGAAGCCATTAATGACGGAGTTGCTAAAGCGTATCCTGGATAGCAACAAGAGAGTACAAGAAGCTGCCTGCAG TGCCTTTGCTACTCTAGAAGAGGAGGCTTGTACAGAGCTTGTTCCTTATCTTGCATATATACTTGACACTTTGGTCTTCGCATTTAGTAAATACCAGCATAAAAACCTGCTCATTCTTTATGACGCTATAGGAACTCTGGCAGATTCTGTAGGACATCATCTAAATAAACCA GAGTATATTCAGATGCTAATGCCTCCATTAATCCAGAAGTGGAACATGTTGAAGGATGAAGATAAAGATCTTTTCCCTTTATTAGAG tgCCTGTCGTCAGTTGCTACTGCCTTGCAATCTGGCTTTCTTCCATACTGTGAACCTGTGTACCAGCGTTGTGTAAATTTGGTGCAGAAGACCCTTGCTCAAGCCATG TTGCATAATGCTCAGCCAGACCAATACGAGGCTCCAGATAAAGATTTCATGATTGTGGCTCTTGATTTACTCAGTGGTTTAGCTGAAGGACTTGGAGGCAACATTGAACAGCTAGTGGCTCGCAGCAATATCCTGACACTAATGTACCAATGCATGCAG GATAAAATGCCTGAGGTACGGCAAAGTTCTTTTGCATTGTTAGGTGATCTGACAAAGGCGTGTTTTCAGCATGTTAAGCCTTGTATCG CTGATTTCATGCCCATTTTGGGAACCAACCTAAACCCTGAATTCATTTCTGTGTGTAACAATGCCACCTGGGCAATTGGAGAAATCTCCATCCAGATGg GTATAGAGATGCAGCCTTATATTCCAATGGTGTTGCACCAGCTTGTAGAAATAATTAACAGACCCAACACACCAAAGACGTTGTTAGAGAACACAG CAATAACAATTGGTCGTCTTGGTTACGTTTGTCCTCAAGAGGTGGCCCCCATGCTACAGCAGTTTATAAGACCCTG GTGCACCTCTCTGCGAAACATAAGAGACAATGAGGAAAAGGACTCAGCATTCCGCGGGATATGTACCATGATCTCTGTCAACCCCAGTGGAGTATTCCAA gactttatttttttttgtgatgctgTTGCATCGTGGATTAGTCCAAAAGATGATCTCCGAGACATGTTCTGTAAG ATTCTTCAtggatttaaaaatcaatttggGGATGAGAATTGGAGGCGTTTCTCTGACCAGTTTCCTCTTCCCTTAAAAGAGCGCCTTGCAGCTTACTATGGAATTTAA